In a single window of the Candidatus Celerinatantimonas neptuna genome:
- the btuD_1 gene encoding Vitamin B12 import ATP-binding protein BtuD, with protein sequence MSQQHSDILFEASALKKYYPIKSGLFKPEKLVKALDGVSFRLSKGKTLAVVGESGCGKSTLARSLTLIEAPTSGELRFDGQDILSLGHKAAHELRKRIQIVFQNPYGSLNPRKKVGQLLEEPLIINTDLSQSERREKARAMMVKVGLRSEHYNRYPHMFSGGQRQRIAIARGLMLEPSIVIADEPVSALDVSVQAQVLNLMMDLQSEMGLSYIFISHDLSVVEHISDDVMVMYLGKVVEYGPKEDIFGHPRHPYTQALLSSTPKLHPDKRTEKIKLEGELPSPLSPPTGCAFHTRCRYAKALCKEQTPELKKYGQTQIACHIVE encoded by the coding sequence ATGAGTCAGCAACACAGTGATATTTTGTTTGAAGCATCAGCACTTAAAAAGTACTATCCGATTAAAAGCGGATTATTTAAGCCTGAGAAACTGGTAAAAGCACTTGATGGCGTATCGTTTCGGTTAAGTAAAGGAAAAACACTGGCTGTCGTTGGCGAATCAGGCTGTGGGAAGTCAACATTAGCCAGGAGTCTGACATTAATTGAAGCGCCAACTTCTGGTGAATTGCGCTTCGATGGTCAGGATATTCTGTCTTTGGGCCATAAGGCTGCTCATGAACTTCGTAAACGGATTCAGATTGTTTTTCAGAACCCATACGGATCGCTGAATCCCCGTAAAAAGGTCGGGCAACTGCTTGAAGAACCGCTCATTATTAATACTGATTTAAGTCAATCGGAGAGACGGGAAAAAGCGCGGGCCATGATGGTTAAAGTTGGACTTCGGTCAGAACATTATAATCGTTATCCTCATATGTTTTCTGGTGGTCAGCGTCAGCGAATTGCAATTGCACGAGGTTTGATGTTAGAGCCCAGTATTGTCATTGCGGATGAACCGGTCTCAGCTCTGGACGTGTCGGTACAGGCTCAGGTTCTTAATCTGATGATGGATTTACAAAGTGAAATGGGGTTGAGTTATATCTTTATTTCCCATGATCTTTCGGTCGTTGAGCATATTTCTGATGATGTGATGGTCATGTATTTGGGTAAAGTTGTTGAGTATGGTCCAAAAGAAGATATATTCGGTCATCCCCGTCATCCTTATACTCAGGCGTTGCTATCCAGTACTCCGAAACTGCACCCGGATAAACGAACTGAGAAAATTAAACTAGAAGGTGAGCTTCCGTCACCGTTAAGCCCACCAACGGGATGTGCTTTCCATACCCGATGTCGTTATGCGAAGGCCTTGTGCAAGGAACAGACTCCAGAGCTAAAAAAATATGGACAAACCCAGATAGCGTGCCATATTGTGGAGTGA
- the dppD gene encoding Dipeptide transport ATP-binding protein DppD produces MALLEVKNLCVEFGDEDRPFRAVDNVSYSVKKGEVLGIVGESGSGKSVSSLAIMGLIDYPGRVSADALELDGQKVLEMSKSKRRKITGSDISMIFQDPMTSLNPCYTVGYQITEALKIHYDKMSRKELKAKVIELLRQVGIPAPESRLKAYPHQLSGGMSQRVMIAMAVACDPKLLIADEPTTALDVTIQAQIVDLLLELQKQKNMGLVLITHDLALVAEAADRVIVMYAGQIVETGPANQIFYQPLHPYTQALLASLPESSSGAERLQALSGVVPGAYDRPEGCLLNPRCPYANEQCRQHQPDLIRHGGDRQIRCFRPLDESGRPSV; encoded by the coding sequence ATGGCTTTATTAGAAGTAAAAAACCTCTGCGTCGAATTTGGCGATGAAGACCGTCCGTTTCGAGCTGTGGATAATGTAAGTTACAGCGTTAAAAAAGGGGAAGTATTAGGTATTGTGGGTGAATCAGGTTCTGGAAAGAGTGTCAGTTCACTGGCGATTATGGGCCTGATTGATTATCCGGGGCGGGTGAGCGCTGATGCGCTCGAATTAGATGGTCAGAAAGTTCTGGAAATGTCGAAGTCGAAGCGCCGAAAAATTACAGGTTCTGATATTTCGATGATTTTTCAGGATCCAATGACCAGCTTGAACCCTTGTTATACGGTTGGTTATCAAATTACTGAAGCGTTGAAAATCCATTATGACAAAATGTCTAGGAAGGAATTGAAGGCGAAGGTGATCGAGTTGCTTCGTCAGGTAGGTATTCCAGCGCCAGAGTCACGTCTTAAGGCATATCCGCATCAGCTTTCAGGTGGAATGAGTCAGCGTGTGATGATTGCGATGGCTGTTGCCTGCGATCCGAAATTGTTGATAGCAGATGAACCAACGACGGCATTAGATGTGACCATTCAGGCTCAGATTGTTGATCTGTTGCTGGAGCTGCAAAAACAGAAAAATATGGGATTGGTTCTGATTACCCATGACTTAGCTTTAGTTGCTGAGGCCGCTGATCGGGTGATTGTGATGTATGCTGGTCAGATTGTCGAAACCGGCCCTGCGAATCAAATCTTTTATCAGCCTCTGCACCCTTATACGCAGGCATTATTGGCTTCTTTACCGGAGTCTTCTTCTGGCGCAGAGCGTCTTCAGGCTTTATCGGGAGTCGTTCCCGGTGCATATGACCGGCCTGAAGGATGCTTGTTGAATCCTCGTTGCCCTTATGCCAACGAACAGTGTCGCCAACATCAGCCGGATTTAATCCGTCATGGTGGCGATCGCCAGATCCGGTGTTTCAGACCATTGGATGAATCAGGGAGGCCATCAGTATGA
- the dppC_1 gene encoding Dipeptide transport system permease protein DppC encodes MSEQTTSQSAPKPLTPFQEFWLYFRQNKGAVAGLLYIIVIIVFALFAEVIAPHSPIQQFQNSFLQPPAWQSGGSWKFILGTDDVGRDIFSRLIYGARLSLIIGTMVVTLSLSVGVLLGLIAGYSRGMIDTVIMRIADIMLAVPSLLFAIAIVAILGPSLFKAAIAIAIVSVPHFIRLTRASVIAETTRDYVTSSRVVGAGAFRLMFITILPNCLAPLIIQATLGFSSALLDMAALGFLGMGAQPPTPEWGSMLANARQYVTRAWWVVTFPGLMILMTVLAFNLMGDGLRDALDPKMKR; translated from the coding sequence ATGTCTGAACAAACAACTTCGCAATCGGCACCAAAACCGTTAACGCCTTTCCAAGAATTCTGGCTTTATTTTCGCCAGAATAAAGGGGCAGTTGCTGGATTGCTCTACATTATTGTCATTATTGTTTTTGCACTTTTTGCTGAAGTGATTGCCCCTCATTCACCTATTCAGCAATTTCAAAATTCCTTTTTGCAGCCGCCAGCATGGCAAAGTGGGGGAAGCTGGAAATTTATTCTGGGAACAGATGATGTTGGCCGGGATATTTTTTCGCGGTTAATTTATGGGGCCCGGTTATCACTAATCATTGGGACTATGGTTGTTACATTATCATTAAGTGTTGGTGTGTTATTGGGGCTGATAGCTGGTTATTCTCGTGGGATGATTGATACGGTGATTATGCGCATCGCCGATATCATGCTGGCTGTTCCAAGTCTGTTATTTGCGATTGCAATCGTTGCTATTTTAGGCCCAAGCTTATTTAAAGCTGCCATTGCGATTGCCATTGTTTCTGTTCCCCACTTTATTCGTCTGACCCGGGCGTCGGTTATCGCTGAAACAACCCGGGATTATGTGACATCGTCTCGAGTTGTGGGGGCTGGGGCATTCCGGCTGATGTTTATTACCATCTTACCGAACTGTCTGGCACCTTTGATCATCCAGGCAACGCTGGGTTTTTCTTCAGCACTTTTGGATATGGCAGCGCTTGGCTTTTTGGGAATGGGGGCTCAACCACCAACGCCCGAATGGGGGAGTATGCTGGCCAATGCCCGTCAATATGTGACCAGGGCCTGGTGGGTCGTGACATTCCCGGGGTTGATGATCCTGATGACGGTCTTAGCGTTTAACCTGATGGGTGATGGCCTGCGTGATGCCCTTGACCCTAAAATGAAACGATGA
- the dppB_1 gene encoding Dipeptide transport system permease protein DppB, with protein MLQFIFKRLISVIPTFIGITLLTFALIHAIPGDPIEIMAGERGISAAKHAQLMHQMGLDQPLYLQYYHYVIGILHGDLGFSLVNHQPVLSEFMLRFPATVELSFFAVVFAICVGLPLGIIAAVKRGTIFDHGVIAIAQAGYSMPIFWWALLLILFFSVQLGWTPVSGRLDEAKYWIEQPTGFMVIDTLLSGQPGAFVDALKHLILPAIVLGTIPMAVIARMTRSSMLEVLGEDYIRTARAKGMSPWRVIIVHALRNALIPVVTVIGLQVGIMLSGAILTETIFSWPGIGKWLIDAISRRDYPVVQGSILLIATIIIVVNLLVDIIYGIANPRIRHTK; from the coding sequence ATGTTGCAATTTATTTTTAAGCGATTGATATCCGTAATTCCGACGTTTATCGGGATTACGCTGTTAACTTTTGCGCTAATTCATGCAATACCTGGCGATCCCATTGAAATTATGGCGGGTGAGCGGGGTATCTCTGCTGCGAAGCATGCCCAATTGATGCATCAAATGGGGCTTGATCAACCGCTTTATCTTCAGTATTACCATTATGTCATTGGTATTTTGCACGGTGATTTAGGTTTCTCATTAGTTAATCATCAACCGGTTTTAAGCGAATTTATGCTGCGTTTCCCGGCGACTGTTGAATTGTCTTTTTTTGCTGTTGTTTTTGCGATTTGTGTCGGGTTACCTCTTGGCATTATCGCGGCGGTTAAAAGAGGAACGATCTTTGACCACGGGGTTATTGCGATTGCCCAGGCCGGGTATTCGATGCCGATTTTCTGGTGGGCCTTATTACTCATTTTGTTTTTCTCAGTTCAGTTGGGGTGGACCCCTGTTTCCGGCCGTCTGGATGAGGCCAAATATTGGATTGAACAACCAACGGGATTTATGGTGATCGATACGTTGTTATCGGGCCAGCCCGGGGCGTTTGTCGATGCATTGAAACACCTCATCTTGCCCGCCATTGTGCTGGGAACTATTCCGATGGCTGTGATCGCACGAATGACGCGCTCTTCTATGCTTGAAGTGTTGGGTGAAGATTATATTCGTACGGCCAGAGCCAAAGGGATGTCTCCATGGCGAGTCATTATTGTTCATGCACTACGCAATGCTTTAATACCGGTGGTTACGGTGATTGGATTGCAGGTAGGAATCATGCTTTCCGGTGCCATTTTGACGGAGACGATTTTTTCCTGGCCGGGTATTGGTAAATGGTTGATCGATGCCATTTCACGGCGTGATTATCCGGTTGTACAGGGCAGTATTTTGCTCATCGCAACCATTATTATTGTGGTCAATCTGTTGGTCGATATTATTTATGGTATTGCCAATCCACGGATCCGACATACGAAGTAA